One window of the Pieris brassicae chromosome Z, ilPieBrab1.1, whole genome shotgun sequence genome contains the following:
- the LOC123718452 gene encoding alpha-mannosidase 2 encodes MRSTRWLRRPFSTRFLIISFLAIAFAIYCYYYNVTLASYPKSSNTISSEKVIHLKRIRGQDSVKLPQCPVVRESVAEIDTVSIFPSFEFQPNWLRTKEFWDRSFEERYENNKNDSRRPKLKVIVVPHSHNDPGWLKTFEQYFETKTKNIIDNIVMKLNQYPNMTFIWTEISFLNAWWERSHPVKQKALKKLVKEGRLEITTGGWVMPDEACTHIYSLIDQFIEGHVWVKANLGVTPKIGWSIDPFGHGATVPYLLDKSGLEGAIIQRIHYAWKQWFAQRQIEEFHWMPGFSSAKPSLIVHNQPFDIYSIKSTCGPHPAICLSFDFRKIPGEYSEYTAKHEDITEHNLHSKSKTLMEEYDRIGTLTKHNVVLVPLGDDFRYEYGIEFDAQYVNYMKMFNYINKHKDLFDAEVSFGTPLDYFNAVKERTNDIPTLRGDFFVYSDIFSEGKPAYWSGYYTTRPYIKIVARQFEHQLRTAELLFSLVSNFLRQSNKHMFESSERKLEKYYEQLIYARRNLGLFQHHDAITGTSRASVMYDYGTKLFTSLYHCIRLQEAALTTLMIPDSKLHTQSILQSELEWESYGKQPKKLHISVIDKKIVVLFNPLAEKRTEVVTLRSNTTSVRVYDTHNKKYVQYQITPNIHVLDNGRFTISEVNFEVSFVAHLDALSVVTYKLEEHTNKSHHCTVFCNNCTEQKYDSEKQNNFVIEKMLPGNIQLENDVMKLLVDRNSGFLRQVYRKDIRKKNIVDIQFGAYQSAQRHSGAYLFMPDFDPPEKDVLTAYSRGTSQDENVVIVSGPVSTEITTMYLPFLVHTVRIYNVDDPALSHGIYVENVVDFESPPKNRDTELYMRIQTNLQNGEVPEFYTDQNGFQYQRRVKVDKLGIEANYYPITTMAWIQDDETRLTLLTNHAQGAAAFEPGRLEVMLDRRTLYDDFRGIGEGVVDNKLTVFSNWLLLEPINPKITKKDKHSQNSRQFNENHADTSPIYELPSRTADYLSRTLNYPVNAYIVDTSEVGDIEVKSGQTFLENFPPGVHLVSLRTITDEVLEQFPSNSCFFIIHRPGISCNVGDSMLNPSTHFTGDTNFVGLNVNALASVSLTGMKTFENLTSLANITLNPMEVKTYRIRF; translated from the exons gtAACACTATAAGCAGTGAAAAGGTCATCCATCTAAAACGTATCCGTGGTCAAGACTCTGTAAAA ttgCCACAATGTCCGGTGGTCCGCGAGAGCGTGGCGGAGATTGATACAGTTTCCATTTTCCCATCATTTGAGTTTCAG CCAAACTGGTTACGTACAAAAGAGTTCTGGGACCGTAGTTTTGAAGAGAGATAcgagaataataaaaacgacAGTCGCCGTCCTAAGTTGaag GTTATCGTTGTACCGCATTCTCATAATGATCCTGGCTGGCTGAAGACGTTCGAACAATACTTTGAAacgaaaactaaaaatataattgacaaCATAGTCATGAAATTGAACCAATACCCGAATATGACTTTTATTTGGACGGAGATTTCTTTCTTAAACGCCTGGTGGGAGAGGTCTCATCCTGTTAAACAAAAG GCTCTTAAGAAGTTGGTGAAAGAAGGTCGCCTTGAAATAACTACGGGAGGATGGGTAATGCCCGATGAAGCCTGTACACATATCTATTCTCTAATTGACCAGTTTATAGAAG GGCACGTCTGGGTAAAAGCAAATCTCGGAGTAACTCCAAAAATTGGGTGGTCCATAGATCCATTTGGCCATGGAGCGACTGTACCTTACTTACTTGACAAAAGCGGTTTAGAAGGCGCCATTATCCAACGAATTCACTACGCCTGGAAGCAATGGTTTGCCCAGAGGCAAATAGAGGAGTTTCACTGGATGCCGGGATTCTCATCCGCTAAGCCTTCCCTAATCGTTCACAACCAACCTTTTGACATTTACTCAATAAAAAGCACCTGTGGACCACACCCAGCCATATGTCTTAGTTTTGATTTCAGAAAAATTCCTGGAGAGTATTCCGAATACACCGCTAAACATGAAGACATTACAGAACATAACCTTCACAGCAAATCCAAAACACTCATGGAAGAATACGATCGCATTGGGACATTGACAAAACACAACGTTGTTCTGGTACCATTGGGAGACGACTTTAGGTATGAGTACGGTATTGAATTTGATGCACAATACGTCAACtatatgaaaatgtttaactATATTAACAAACACAAAGACCTGTTTGACGCTGAGGTCAGCTTTGGAACTCCCTTAGATTACTTTAACGCCGtgaaagagcgtactaatgaTATACCGACATTAAGAGGGGACTTTTTCGTGTACTCAGATATATTCAGCGAAGGGAAGCCGGCATACTGGTCCGGCTATTACACGACAAGGCCGTACATTAAAATAGTAGCTCGTCAATTCGAACACCAACTACGAACCGCTGAACTCTTATTTTCATTGGTCTCAAACTTCTTGCGACAATCTAATAAACACATGTTTGAATCATCAGAACGAAAACTCGAAAAGTACTATGAACAATTGATATACGCTCGACGGAATCTTGGTCTTTTTCAACATCACGATGCGATTACAGGTACTTCAAGAGCCAGCGTTATGTATGACTATGGAACTAAACTGTTCACTAGTTTGTATCACTGTATTCGTTTACAAGAAGCCGCGCTTACCACCCTAATGATACCTGACAGTAAACTTCACACTCAAAGTATTCTTCAAAGTGAACTGGAATGGGAAAGTTACGGTAAACAACcgaaaaaattacatatttcagTAATAGACAAGAAGATTGTTGTCCTTTTCAATCCACTTGCTGAAAAAAGAACTGAAGTCGTGACTCTTCGATCCAATACTACAAGTGTTCGCGTGTATGATAcgcataataaaaaatatgtgcaGTATCAAATTACACCCAACATTCATGTGCTGGATAATGGAAGATTTACAATTAGTGAAGTCAATTTCGAAGTCAGCTTTGTGGCCCATTTGGACGCCCTGAGTGTTGTGACATACAAACTCGAGGAACACACCAATAAATCGCATCATTGTACAGTTTTTTGCAATAACTGTACAGAACAAAAATATGATtctgaaaaacaaaacaattttgtcaTCGAAAAAATGTTGCCTGGAAATATTCAACTGGAGAATGatgtaatgaaattattagtGGATCGGAACTCTGGATTCTTAAGACAAGTATATAGAAaagatataagaaaaaaaaatattgtggaCATTCAATTTGGGGCTTATCAGAGTGCACAACGACATTCCGGTGCATATTTATTCATGCCAGATTTTGATCCACCCGAAAAAGATGTTCTAACAGCTTACAGCAGAGGAACATCTCAAGATGAAAACGTTGTCATAGTGTCCGGACCGGTCTCCACAGAAATTACAACAATGTATTTACCATTTTTAGTTCATACTGttagaatatataatgttGACGATCCAGCTCTATCCCATGGTATCTACGTTGAGAATGTCGTTGATTTTGAAAGTCCACCAAAGAATAGGGACACCGAATTGTACATGCGAATACAGACGAACTTACAGAATGGGGAAGTACCAGAATTTTACACAGACCAAAATGGTTTTCAGTATCAACGCAGGGTTAAAGTCGACAAACTAGGCATCGAAGCAAACTACTATCCTATAACCACAATGGCGTGGATACAAGATGACGAGACTCGCCTTACACTGCTTACTAATCACGCTCAAGGTGCGGCAGCCTTCGAGCCGGGAAGACTTGAAGTAATGTTAGATCGACGAACTTTGTATGACGACTTTAGAGGTATAGGTGAAGGGGTCGTAGATAATAAACTAACAGTTTTCTCTAACTGGCTTTTACTGGAGCCTATCAATCCAAAAATCACTAAAAAAGACAAACATTCACAAAACTCAAgacaatttaatgaaaatcacGCAGATACGTCTCCAATATACGAATTACCTTCACGAACAGCCGATTACTTGAGTAGAACACTTAACTATCCTGTCAATGCCTACATAGTAGATACCAGCGAAGTTGGGGATATTGAAGTAAAGTCAGGTCAAACGTTTTTAGAAAACTTCCCTCCTGGTGTCCATCTGGTATCGTTGCGTACAATCACCGATGAAGTGTTAGAACAATTTCCAAGCAATTCGTGCTTTTTTATAATCCATAGACCGGGCATCAGCTGCAATGTCGGAGATTCAATGTTAAACCCAAGTACACATTTTACAGGCGACACAAATTTCGTTGGGTTAAACGTCAATGCTTTAGCGTCAGTGAGCTTGACTGGTATGAAAACGTTTGAAAATCTCACTAGCTTAGCAAACATCACTTTAAATCCGATGGAAGTTAAGACTTATAGGATTCGATTTTAG